In Mytilus edulis chromosome 4, xbMytEdul2.2, whole genome shotgun sequence, the following proteins share a genomic window:
- the LOC139519375 gene encoding uncharacterized protein produces MERKTDDDLEHSREQIGQNTPERMTQAKHTGSEYNDEATRNVPGYTDLARTMSSEQNFAGYDTLQDQNNGYTELRKSIVTKDQYDTLGEHHIYDYSTVSVSTTNTKAIIADRENGVDCSRDRENISETSGHEYRNIDKTNLKYYNEQLHISTGNKHSLDASESGIRKQKSVESIGNNEPDYSYVSGFKDRQNDTKHVQGMVQSLNKDFVPASQDNDVHQDMQREECVSERTNKSNRIQAVSPRAWLIGVAIVVLAVFVGCLVLVLSLEEKSQNSRNSSDKDLFQDYKIVQRRIDALENDNKALKVELAQIKDCQCSNRKTTPVFSSVLTHPLNVTSNAAIKFNRVIVNIKDGYDPTSGIFTAPSKGVYHISSTVMNADGKKLSVSLYLNDVKITSIYLNPASKTFEMGTTNMMLDLKEGDKVTMRSRGSYTVHSNQNVYSSFSGYLIMN; encoded by the exons ATGGAACGGAAAACTGACGATGACTTAGAACATTCTAGAGAACAAATAGGTCAGAATACTCCCGAACGGATGACACAGGCCAAACACACGGGAAGCGAATATAATGATGAAGCGACACGAAATGTTCCTGGCTATACAGATCTTGCAAGAACAATGTCGTCTGAACAGAACTTTGCTGGATATGACACACTACAAGATCAAAATAATGGATATACAGAACTAAGGAAATCCATTGTCACAAAAGATCAATATGATACACTTGGGGAACATCATATATATGACTACAGTACAGTTTCAGTTTCAACAACAAACACTAAAGCTATTATTGCAGATAGGGAAAACGGCGTCGACTGTTCTAGAGATCGCGAGAACATATCAGAAACATCTGGGCATGAATATAGAAATATCgataaaacaaatcttaaataCTATAATGAACAGCTGCACATTTCTACTGGAAACAAACATAGCTTAGATGCTTCAGAATCTGGAATCAGAAAACAAAAATCCGTAGAAAGTATCGGTAATAATGAACCAGATTACTCTTATGTAAGTGGATTTAAAGATCGTCAGAATGATACCAAGCATGTTCAAGGTATGGTACAAAGTTTAAACAAAGATTTCGTTCCTGCAAGTCAAGATAATGATGTTCACCAGGATATGCAGAGGGAAGAATGTGTTAGTGAAAGaacaaataaaagcaacagaATACAGGCTGTAAGTCCAAGGGCTTGGCTTATTGGTGTAGCTATTGTCGTCCTTGCAGTATTTGTTGGTTGTTTAGTCTTAGTTTTATCTCTAGAGGAAAAATCACAAAACAGTCGTAACTCTTCAGATAAAG ATTTGTTCCAAGACTACAAAATAGTTCAAAGGAGAATAGATGCATTGGAAAATGATAATAAAGCACTGAAGGTAGAACTAGCTCAAATTAAAG ATTGTCAGTGTTCTAATAGGAAGACAACACCAGTATTTTCATCTGTTCTCACACATCCTTTAAATGTTACATCAAATGCTGCTATCAAGTTTAACAGAGTTATCGTCAACATTAAAGACGGCTACGACCCAACTTCAGGTATATTCACTGCACCCAGTAAAGGAGTGTATCATATTTCGTCTACCGTCATGAACGCCGACGGAAAAAAACTGAGTGTTTCTCTTTACCTTAATGACGTGAAGATAACCAGTATTTATTTGAATCCTGCAAGTAAAACGTTTGAAATGGGCACAACCAATATGATGCTGGATCTGAAGGAAGGAGATAAAGTTACCATGAGGTCACGTGGAAGCTACACAGTTCACAGTAATCAGAATGTCTACAGCTCATTTTCTGGCTATTTGATTATGAATTAA